The following are encoded together in the Desulfococcus multivorans genome:
- a CDS encoding IS91 family transposase encodes MVAIQNIFREHAPAYLEKYGDRMPRNHRSVIDAILSCRTPACGMTVYECAGCGKHHHIFRSCGNRHCPACQNQKALDWMDRQLDRQVPGPYFMITFTVPKEIRRFFRSRQSIAYDALFKASSAAMKKLVRDGKFIGGDVPGFFGVLHTWGRTLNYHPHIHYVVAGGAWSKDDNAWHPSRPDFYVPNKALSRICRAKFRDLMRDAGMSRLIDPGIFREGWNVNIQPVGAAEQSIRYLSHYVFKVAISDHRIVDAADGTVTFSYKKPKSRRTRYMELDAQDFMSRFLQHSLPPGFMKVRYYGFMHSCSGVPLENVRASIEMMHAFELVVPETPRDTREKSGPTCPDCGGELKYCYSVLPHQVPEYRGPG; translated from the coding sequence ATGGTCGCCATTCAAAACATCTTTCGCGAGCATGCGCCGGCATATCTTGAAAAATACGGTGACCGGATGCCCCGGAACCACCGGAGCGTCATCGATGCCATCCTGTCATGCCGAACACCGGCATGCGGTATGACCGTATACGAATGCGCCGGATGTGGAAAACACCACCATATTTTTCGCTCCTGCGGCAACCGCCACTGCCCGGCATGCCAGAATCAAAAGGCACTGGACTGGATGGATCGCCAGTTGGACCGACAGGTGCCGGGGCCATATTTCATGATCACCTTCACCGTCCCGAAGGAGATTCGTCGCTTTTTCAGAAGCCGGCAGAGCATTGCCTATGACGCCCTTTTCAAGGCGTCTTCGGCGGCCATGAAAAAGTTGGTCAGGGATGGAAAGTTCATCGGCGGAGATGTCCCCGGCTTCTTCGGCGTGCTCCACACCTGGGGCCGAACCTTGAACTACCATCCACATATCCATTATGTGGTTGCCGGCGGGGCATGGTCAAAAGACGACAACGCATGGCATCCGTCCAGGCCGGACTTCTATGTTCCCAACAAAGCGCTGTCCCGGATCTGTCGGGCGAAATTCAGGGACCTGATGCGTGACGCCGGCATGAGCCGCCTTATCGACCCAGGTATTTTCCGGGAAGGCTGGAATGTGAACATCCAGCCGGTCGGGGCGGCCGAGCAGAGCATCCGCTATCTGTCGCACTATGTATTCAAGGTGGCGATCTCCGATCATCGGATCGTCGATGCAGCCGACGGCACGGTCACGTTTTCGTATAAAAAGCCGAAGAGCCGTCGCACCCGCTACATGGAGCTCGATGCCCAGGATTTTATGAGCCGGTTTTTGCAGCATTCCCTGCCGCCCGGATTCATGAAGGTGCGCTACTATGGGTTCATGCACTCCTGCAGCGGCGTTCCGCTTGAAAACGTCCGGGCATCCATCGAGATGATGCACGCCTTTGAGCTGGTGGTTCCGGAAACGCCCAGGGATACCCGTGAAAAGAGCGGGCCGACCTGCCCGGATTGCGGAGGCGAGCTGAAATATTGCTATTCGGTGCTGCCGCACCAGGTGCCGGAATATCGCGGACCCGGGTAG